CCGTGCCCTTGACCGCGGCCATCAAGAGCGTGTTCGTGTACTACTTCGAGAGCAGAAGCGGCAGACAGCTCGTGTCCTACGACGGGGCGCTGTTCCAGGGGACGCCGTTCCACGACGCCCGCGGAGGCGTGGAGCCCGCGTTCGACGCCCTGGACGACGACCGGTTCTTCATGGGGTCGCGGCTGGTGGACGGCTCCCAGACCGAGGCGCCCGTCGCGGACGAGCCGCCGAAAGCGCGTGCGCACGCGCTCGCTGACGCGCTCTCGGACGCCGTCGAGCGGGCGAGGGGGAGATGCCGGGACGGCTCGACGCACGACCCCGAGTCTGGGCATGATAAGGATTTGCACAAGTAGATGAGGATTGGCGTCCGCAACGTCTCCATCGAATCGTAGTATTATGCGCTAGCGGAAAACTGCCAACGAGGTCGCGCCATGCCGCGGGGCCGTCAACAAGGAGAACCATGAGCACTGCTGACTACAAGAACATGACTACCGCGGAAATCCGCGAGGACTTCCTCAAGTTCTTCGAGGACAAGGGCTGCAAGCTCTACCCGTCCTCCTCCCTCATCCCCGAGGACCCTTCGCTCCTCCTTGCGAACGCCGGCATGAACCAGTTCAAGGAGTACTACCAGGGCACGAAGACCATGAAGGAGATCGGGGCGACCTCCTGCCAGAAGTGCCTGCGCACCAACGACATCGACAACATCGGTGACGCGCGTCACCTCTCGTTCTTCGAGATGCTTGGCAACTTCAGCTTTGGCGGCTACACGAAGGCCGACGCGATCGCGTGGGCGTGGGAGTTCATCACGAGCCCCGAGCACCTGGGCCTTCCGAAGGACCGCCTGTACATGACGGTCTTCGAGGACGACGACGAGGCTATCGAGCTGTGGCACGCCCAGGGCGTCGAGTACGACCACATCTCGCGCCTGGGCGAGGAGGACAACTTCTGGGCAGCCGGACCCACCGGCCCGTGCGGCCCCTGCTCCGAGATCTACTTCGACCAGGGCCCGGAGTTCGAGGGCGAGAAGCCCGGTGACGACGGCGACCGCTACCTCGAGTTCTGGAACCTCGTCTTCACCCAGTACGACCGTCAGCCGGACGGCTCCATGCCGGACCTCCCGCACCGCAACATCGACACCGGCATGGGTCTGGAGCGCATGGCCGCCATCATGCAGCACAAGGGCTCCAACTACGAGGGCGACGTCATGAGCTCGCTCATTGAGCTCGGCGAGCGCCTCTCCGGCAAGGAGTACCATGGCAGCTCCAAGGAGCCGCAGGACAAGAGCCTGCGCATCCTGGCGGACCACTCCCGCGCCGTGACGTTCATGATCGCAGACGGCATCCTGCCCTCGAACGAGGGTCGCGGCTACGTGCTGCGCCGCCTGCTTCGCCGCGCCGTCTACCACGGACGCCTGCTCGGCATCCAGGGCGCGTTCCTGACCGAGTACGCACACGAGGTCGAGCGCATCATGGGCGAGCACTACAACGAGCTCGTGCAGAACAAGGCCCTCGTGGACGGCATCATCTCCGCGGAGGAGGAGCGCTTCGGCGCCACGCTGAACGCCGGCGAGTCCATGCTCCAGGCAGAGCTCGACAAGCTGGGCGAGGGCGACGTCCTGTCCGGCGAGGTCGCGTTCAAGCTGCACGACACCTACGGATTCCCCATCGACCTCACGCGCGAGATCTCCGAGAGCGCCGGCCACGAGGTGGACATGGACGCGTTCGACCGTGAGATGGACGCCCAGAAGGAGCGTGCGCGCGCCACGGCGAACCGCGACGCGTGGGGCAAGGCCAACAACGTGTGGGCCGCGCTCTCCGACAGGCTCGACGGGACCGTCTTCGACGGCTACGACCACGACGACCTGGACGGCTGCACCGTTGTCGCCCTCGTGAGGGACGGCGAGGAGGTCGCTTGTGCCAAGAAGGGCGAGAAGGTCGAGGTCGTGCTCGACCGCACCTCGTTCTACGGCGAGATGGGCGGCCAGATCGGCGACACCGGCAGGATCTTCGCGAACGGCCTTGAGCTGAGGGTCGAGGACACGTTGCACCGCGAGGGCGGTTTCACCTCCCACGAGTGCGAGGTCGAGGAGGGCGAGATCAGCGTAGGCGCCACGGTGAGCACTTCCGTCGACCACGGTCGACGTGAGCTCATCCGCCGTAACCACACCGCGACGCACCTCCTGGACGCCGCGCTGAAGGAGGTCCTGGGCGAGCACGTGAACCAGGCGGGATCCCTTGTCGCCCCCGACAGGCTGCGCTTTGACTTCACGCACTTCGAGGCCGTGACGACCGACGAGCTTGCCCGCATCGAGGGCGAGGTCAACGCCCAGATCTTCGCGGCGAAGCCCGTCGTCACCAGCGTCATGGGCATCGACGAGGCGAAGGCCGCCGGCGCCGTCGCGCTGTTTGGCGAGAAGTACGGCGACGTCGTGCGCGTGGTGTCCGTCGGGACCGAGGACAAGCCCTTCTCGCGCGAGCTTTGTGGCGGCACGCACGCCCGCAACACGGCTGAGCTCGGCTTCTTCAAGATCGTGAGCGAGAGCTCCGTCGGCTCGAACGCACGCCGCATCGAGGCCGTGACCTCCGCGGGCGCCCTCGAGTACGTGGACGAGCGCCTGGCCGAGATTGACGAGGTCGCAGCCGCCCTGAAGTGCCGCCCCGCGGACGTGATGGCGCGCGTGGAGCAGCTGAGGGACGAGAAGTCCGAGGCCGAGAAGAAGCTGAAGGCCGCGCTCGTGGGCGGTTCCTCCAACCAGGTCGCGGACGCGGTGAGCGCTGCGGTCGACATGGGCGCGTACAAGCTCGTCGTCGCCCACCTGAGCGGCATCTCCGGCAAGGAGCTCAGGAACGTCTGGGACACCGTCCGCGACAAGATCGGTTCCGACTGCGCCTGCGTGCTGGCCTCCGAGGCCGATGGCAAGGTGGGCCTGCTGGCGGCAGCGACCGACGGCGCCGTGTCCGCGGGCTTCTCGGCCGGAAACGTGGTCAAGGAGATCTCTGGCCTCGTTGGCGGCAAGGGTGGCGGCAGGCCGAACATGGCGCAGGCGGGCGGCAAGGATGCGGCCGGCATCGACGCCGCGCTCGACGCTGCCAAGAAGCTCCTGGGCGCGTAGGGCTGCCTGTGAGGGCGCTCGCGCTTGACATCGGCGAGGTCCGGATTGGCATCGCGGCCAGCGATGCCTCCGGAACCATCGCCGTTCCCGTGAAGGTCCTGCCAGCGGCGGAGGTGCTGGGCGGCGCCCGGAGCTTTCGCTACGTGCTGGAGGATTACGAGCCTGACGTGCTGGTGTGCGGTAGGCCGAAGACGCTTTCCGGCGAGGACGGCCCCCAGGCCGAGCGCGTCATGGCGCAGGCGCGGCAGATTGCCGAGGCCTGCGGGCTTCCTCTGGAGTTCGAAGACGAGCGGCTGTCGTCGCAGGAGGCCAAGCGTATTCTGAGGGAAGAGGGATACAACGAGAAGAGCATGCGCGGCCGTGTGGACATGGTCGCGGCGTCGCTCTTCCTCCAGACGTGGCTTGACGCCCAGAGGGGGTAGCGCAGATGTCCGAAAGCTCCGGCAGGAGGGGCGCCCACTTCGCACGCGGGAACGCAGACGGTGCTCGCGCGGCGCAAGACCCCCGCAAGGGCGGACAGGGCGAGCGCGCCGCGCGTGCGCGGCAGGCAGGGCGCGATAGCCAGAGGCCGCAGGGCGGAAGGCCCGCCGCGCGCAAGGCGACGGCTCCCGGCAAGCGCCAGCCCATCTCGCGTACCGGTGCCATGCGGATGCAATCCGCGAACGGCTCGGATCATATGTCCTCCCGCACGGCGCGCACGACGCAGCGCGCCCGCTCCGGACGCAGCCACAAGCGACAAGAGCCGCAGGGCAGGCGCGGCAGGCTCAGGTTCCTGCCGTTCGTGCTGGCTGCGGTCGCCGTAGTTGCCGCCATTGGCTTTGTCGTGGTGCCGCGCATCCTGGGCGGGCGGCAGGAGGGCAAAACCATCGAGGCCGGCAAGACCGTCACCGTGAACATCCCCGAGGGCTCCGGCGGCACTGCCATCGCGCAGAGCCTGTACGACGCGGGTGTGATATCCGACAAGGAGGCGTTCGCGACCGAGGTGAAGCGCCAGGAGGCGGACTCTAAGCTCAAGAGCGGCACGTACGTCTTTGTGACCGGAGGTGACGTCGCCGAGGTCGTGAGCAGGCTCGTCACGGGCCCCAACTCAAGCAAGGGCACCGTGACCGTCGCGGAGGGCCTTACGGTGAAGAAGACCGCAAAGGTCGTGAGCGAGTCGCTCGGAATCTCGACCGAGGACTTCCTGGCGCAGGCAAAGGCGTCCAACTACTCCGCGCGCTACGCTTTTCTCGCCAACGCGCAAAACGACTCTCTCGAGGGCTTCCTGTACCCCACGAAGTACGACTTCGGCAGCGAGAAGAACGTGACCGCCGACACCGTGATCAAGGCGATGCTCGACAAGTATCAGTCTGAGGTGGCATCGCTTGACTTTGCGAGCGCCGAGGCCGCGATTAAGAGCCAGTACGGCGTGACGATGTCCGACTACGACATCATCAAGCTCGCATCCATCATCGAGCGCGAGGCCATAAGCGAGGACGACCGCGGCAAGGTCGCGAGCGTGTTCTACAACCGCCTGAAGGCCGGCATGCCGCTGCAGAGCGACGCGACCATGAGCTACGTCACGGGCGGCGAGGTGACGGCGGACGACCTCAAGACGCAGAGCCCGTACAACACCTACCTCAACAAGGGCCTTCCTCCCACGCCCATCTGCACGCCGAGCCTTGCCTCCATCAAGGCGGCGCTTTCTCCCGACACGACGGACTATCTGTACTTCCTCATCATCGAGAAGGGCGACTACTCCAACCACACGTTCTCGACCACCTATGAGGACCACCAGAAGGCCATCGAGAAGTCCAAGGCAGACCAGGCGGGTTAGGGCATGTCCATCCTAAGGCCAGATCGCGAGTTCGACAGCGTAGACAAGATCCCCCTCGAGCTCTTGCGCTCGTGGGGGATTCGCTGCGTCCTGATCGACCGCGACAACACCTGCTTCCCGCGCGACACGTGGGAGCCCCCGCAGGAGATCTGCGCCTGGACGAGAAGTGCGCGCGATGCCGGCATGGCGCTCTGCATGATATCGAACAACTTCCACGGCCGCGACGTCTGTGCGTCCGCGGCGCGCCTGGGCATGGACTGCGTGCACCACGCCATGAAGCCGGCGCCGTTCGCCGTGTGGGCTGCGCTCGCACGCATGGGCGTCCCGGCCGAGCAGGCGGTGCTCGTGGGCGACCAGGTGTTCACCGACCTCGCCGCCGGCAACCTCGCCGGCGTTCGCACCATTCTCGTGCGTCCGCTCTCGCGCAGCGACATGTGGTACACCCATCTGTTCCGCGTGGGGGAGAGGCTCGTGCTCCACGAGGACCCGTTCCAGCCGAAGGACTAGGCCCACCCCGCATAGAAGCACACGCGCAAGATGCTAGAATCGATGTGTCAAATCGATTCGCGCGTTGGAACTCTGCATGAAACACTCGGAAAACGGCTACGTGGTCCACGAGGGCTGCGACCACATATTCTTCGTCGGCTTCCTTGGGGCCGGCAAGTCCACGCTCGCGCGCAACCTTGGCGTGCTCTTCAACCGGGACTTTGTGGACACGGACCGCATGGTCGAGCGCATGGCCAAAAAGACGGTGTGCCAGATCTTCCACGAGGACGGCGAAGCGCGCTTCCGCGAGCTGGAGGCGCAGGTGCTCGAGGGACTCGCCAAGAGGAAGTCGCTGCTCGTGAGCTGCGGTGGCGGCATCGTGGAGGGAGAGCGCAGCTGCGAGCTCATGCACGCCATGGGGACCGTCGTCTTCCTGGACGGCGACGTTGAGGACTCGCTCAGGCAGATCCAGCACCCGGAGATCAGGCCGGACTTCAAGGACGAGGCATGCGCGCGCCGGCTGTATCGCGCGCGGCGCCCCCTGTACGAGCAGGAGGCCGACCTGAGGATCGACATCAGACACAAGTCGTTTGAGCAGGTGACGTCAGAGGCCGGTCAGCTGCTATGGGAGAAGGGCCTACTATGACCGATAGATACGAGGACGTGGCACGCCACTGGGTTTCCGCCCCGGGTGGCTCGTGCGACGTGCGCTACGGTACGGACGTCGTGGAGACGATGGGAAAGATCCTCGCGAGCAACGTGGGGAGGCCGAACCTGTGCGCCTACGTCGTGGGCGAGGGGACGGATGCCGGGCTCGAGGAGCGCATCCGCCGCCAGTTGACGGACGGCGGCTTCAGGGTCGTGCGCATGGAGGCACCCGCGGGTGCTGCCGCCCGCACGATGACCGAGGTCACGCGCACGCTCGAGGGGTTCGCTAACGCGGGCATCACCTGCGATGACCTGGTGCTGGGCGTCGGCGACGTCGACACGCTGTCCATGCTCGCGCACGCGACGGCCATGTGGTGCGGCCGCGTGCCCCTCGCGTGCGTGGTGCGCGACCTCGACGGCATGGTCGAGGTGGCCACGACGCCGCGTGACCTGGACGTAGCTGGGGTCACGCGCATCGCGGGCGTCTCCACCTACGTGAAGTACCTGCTGTGCGACCCGGGCGTCATGAACCTCGCCGAGGACGCGGAGACGTCGCGGCTCGGGCGCGCCCTCATGGTCGCCTCCGCCGTAGCGGAGAACGAGGACACGTTCGAGGCACTGTGGAACAAGGCGGATTCCGTGATGGCGGGAGACCCCGCGGATGTGCTCGACGCCGCGATTGACGCCCTCAAGTCCCGGGGGCATCTCGTCTCGTCCACGTCGGTCTCCATCAGGAACTCGCTCGCCTACGGCCAGACGTTCGCGCGCGCGCTCGAGGCCGTCGCCGGAGCCGACGTTCCCGCATCGACGCTCCTGGCGGAGGGCCTGCGTTTCTCCGCGAGGCTCGCATGTAGCCTCGAGCTTCTGGACGTGGACGACGTCCTCATGCAGGATGAGCTGCTAGACACGTTCGACCTCGGCGAGTTCTCGGGCAATGTCGACCCCAAGGCGCTTGCGGACGCCATGAGGCGCGACCGCTTTGCGCGCTCTAACCGCTTCCACCTGTGCCTGCCCCACGGCATCGGCCGCCTGAGGATGACGGTCGTGGAGGACGACGTGTTGATGGACAACATTTCCGCCTGGTGCGACGCCCACGCCCCCGCTAAGGAGTAGCATCGGTAGGGCGCGCGGGCGAGAAGTGCCTTGCGCGCGGACTGAGGGCCAACAAGAGAAAGAGGCTTACCCATGGCAGATGCCAAGGCATGCGCCGGACGCGTCGCGCGTCTTCGAGAGATGATGGCGGAGCGCGGCTACGACGCCGTTATCCTTCGCAACAACCCCGACCTGAGGTGGCTCACCGGCGCCGAGCGCACGTTCGACGACGAGGTGGCCCACACCGCGTTCGTCACGGCCGACGGGCAGTGGCTCCACACCGACTCGCGCTACTACAACACGTTCGTCGAGCGTCTGGGCGAGAACACGCCCTGGAAGATGGACATGGACATCGTGAGCCCCGCATGGTGGGCCGCCCAGCGCGTGCTCGAGACGAAGAGCCGTGTCGTCGCCGTCGAGGACTCCATGGACCTCGCGTTCTTCGACGCGTTCCGCAGCGAGTGCAACAAGGCGTCCGTCGACTGCCTGAATCCCCGCATGCACGACGACATCGCCGAGAGACTTCGCGTCGTGAAGGACGAGGAGGAGCTCGCGCTCCTGCGTCGTGCCCAGGAGATCACGGACGACGCCTACGACCACATCTGCGAGTACATCAAGCCCGGCTTGACCGAGCAGCAGATCAGGGTCGAGCTCGAGACGTACATGCTGACCCACGGCGCGGACGCCATCTCGTTCGACAGCATCATCGCATCTGGCCCGAACGGCGCGAACCCGCACGCACAGCCGGGGGACCGCAAGGTCCAGAAGGGCGACATGATCGTCATGGACTACGGCGCCGGCTATCACGACTACCACGCGGACATGACGAGGACCGTCGTAATCGGCGAGCCGAGCGAGGAGCAGAGGAAGGTGTACGACGTCGTACGCCTTGCGAACGAGACGTGCGCCGCCGCGATCAAGCCCGGCATCCACGGCAAGGAGATCCAGGACCTCGCCGTGAAGGTCATCAGCGACGCGGGATACGGCGACTACTTCAAGCACGGCCTTGGCCACGGCGTCGGCCTGCAGATCCACGAGCGCCCGAACTTCAGCCGTGGCTACGACAAGCCATGCCCGCTCGGCTCCGTCGTGACCGACGAGCCCGGCATCTACCTGCCCGGCAAGTTCGGCATCCGCGTCGAGGACACCGGCGTCATTACGGAGGACGGCTACAAGCCGTTCGGGCGTTCCTCGCATGACCTGAGGGTCATCGACTGCTAGGACACGTCCTTCTCGGATAGCCACTCACGCTCAGGGGAGCGGACGGCCCGTCTGGCGATATCGTCGCCAGACGGGCTTTTCATAACGGAGGACAAAATATCGCGACAGGGCAAGCGCGGGTGGCTTTCTTCACAAAACGCTGCAAAAAATGTGGCTTGGATTTTCCTTTTCTGGAAGCGTTTTCAGTTCACAAGGTGTACACTTATCCACGATGTGGAGCAATCGTGTGCAAATGGTTAGGAAGACGTGAAGCCTTGCACGCGTTCGCATCGGTTCTGTAGGAAGCAGGGTGGACGAAAAGGAGGAAGTTGGATGGTCAGTATTGTCCTAGCCAGCCACGGCAAGTTCGCCGAGGGCATCATGGAATCGGGCAGCATGATCTTCGGTCCGCAGGAAAACGTTGCGGCCGTGGTCCTGACGCCTGACATGGGCCCTGACGACATGCACCAGAAGCTGCTTGACGCGATCGCCACTTTCGACGACCAGGAGCACGTCTTGTTCTTGGTCGACCTGTGGGGAGGTACTCCCTTCAACCAGGTCTCCCGTCTCATCAGCGAGGAGGGGCACGACGATTGGGTCGCCATTACCGGCCTGAACCTGCCGATGCTCGTCTCTGCGTACGGCTCCCGCATGGGCGCCGACACCGCAGTCGCTGTGATGCAGGAGATTTTCGCCGAGGCGCGCGACGGCGTCAAGGTGAAGCCGGAGGAGCTGCAGCCTGCCACAGAGGCTCCCGCAGCTGCTGCGGCTGCCCCGGTTGCTGCCGGTGCGATTCCCGAGGGAACCGTGCTGGGCGATGGTCACATCAAGTACGCCTACGTGCGCATCGACACCCGTTTGCTGCACGGCCAGGTGGCAACTGCCTGGACGAAGCAGGTCCAGCCGGACCGCATCCTCGTCGTCTCGGACGGTGTCTCCCACGACGATCTGCGCAAGAGCATGATCACGCAGGCCGCGCCTCCAGGAGTGCACGTCCACGTCATCCCCATCAGCAAGCTCGTCCAGGTCGACAAGGACCCCCGCTTCGGCGCGACCAAGGCCATGGTCCTGTTCGAGACCCCGCAGGACCTGCTCGAGGCTGAGGAGCAGGGCGTGAAGTTCCCGGAGGTCTGCATCGGCTCCATGGCAGGCTCTGCCGGCAAGACCGTCATCAACCAGGCCATCGCCTGTGACGCGGCCGACGTGGAGTGCCTGAAGAAGATCCGTGACAACGGCACGCACTTCACCGTACAGAAGGTTCCGAGCGACAAGGTCGATGACATCTGGGCTCTTCTCAAAGAGAAGAACATGGCCTAACGGCCTCGATAGGAAGAAGGAGGAAGTTCATGAATCCTATTTCGATCGTGCTTGTCATCGTCGTGGCGTTCCTGGCAGGCATGGAAGGCATCCTGGACGAGTGGGAGTTCCACCAGCCGATTGTTGCCTGCACCCTTATCGGCCTCGTGTGCGGGCATCCCACCGAGGGCATCATCCTCGGCGGCAGCCTACAGCTCATGGCCCTTGGCTGGGCAAACATCGGCGCTGCGGTCGCGCCTGACGCGGCACTCGCGTCCGTTGCGTCCGGCATCATCCTGATGCTCGCCCTCAACGGCGGCACCTCCGACGTCACCGCGGCCATCAACACCGCCATCGGCGCCGCAACGGCCCTGTCCGTTGCAGGCCTGTTCCTGACCATGATCTGCCGTACGCTCGCCATCCCCATCGTCCATGCGATGGACGCGGCTGCCGAGAAGGCCGACTTTGCGGCCATCGACCGCCTCCAGATCGGCGCCATCTGCATGCAGGGCGCTCGTATCGCCATCCCGGCGGCGGCCCTTTGCTTCATCCCCGCCGAGGCGGTCACCTCCGTCCTCGAGGCCATGCCCGCATGGCTGTCCGGCGGCATGACGGTCGGCGGCGGCATGGTCGCCGCAGTCGGCTACGCCATGGTCATCAACATGATGGCAACCAAGGAGACCTGGCCGTTCTTCGTCCTCGGCTTCGTCATGGCTACCCTGAAGGAACTCACGCTCATCGCCCTCGGTCTCATCGGTGGCTGCTTCGCCATCCTCTACCTCGGCCTCAAGGAGCTCGCAAAGCAGGGCGCCGGCGCCGCGGGTGGTTCTGGCGACCCGCTGGGTGACATCCTGGACGACTACGAGTAGGAAGGGGAGTGAACACAATGGCAGAAGACATCAAGAACACTGAGGCGAAGCCGGGCGAGGTCCACCTTACCGTCGCCGACCGTCGTGCGGTCTGCAACCGTCACCAGTACCTGCAGGGCTCCTGGAACTACGAGCGTATGCAGAACGGTGGCTGGTGCTACGCAATGATTCCGGCCATCAAGAAGCTCTATCCCAAGAAGGAAGACCAGATCGAGGCGCTGAAGCGTCACCTGGAGTTCTACAACACCCACCCGTACGTCTCGGCTCCCGTCATCGGCGTCACCCTCGCAATGGAGGAGGAGCGTGCCAACGGCGCTCCGATCGACGACCAGGCCATCCAGGGCGTCAAGGTCGGTATGATGGGTCCTCTGGCGGGCGTCGGTGACCCTGTGTTCTGGTACACGGTTCGCCCGATCCTCGGTGCCCTCGGCGCGTCCCTTGCGCTCGGTGGAAGCATCGTCGGTCCGCTCCTGTTCTTCATCGCATGGAACGTCATCCGCCTCGCCTTCCTGTGGTACTCGCAGGAGTTCGGCTACAAGGTCGGCACCGACATCTCCAAGGACCTCTCTGGCGGCCTGCTCGGCAGGGTCACCGAGGGCGCTTCCATCCTTGGTATGTTCATCATCGGCGCGCTTGTCCAGCGCTGGGTCTCCATCAGCTTCGCGCCGGTGGTCTCCAACGTCGCGCTCGACTCCAAGGCCTACATCCACTGGAATAAGCTTCCCGCTGGCTACAAGGGCATTCAGTCCGCGTTCGACCAGTACTTCAACCAGGGGCTCTCGCTCACCCCGACCAAGGTCACCACGCTGCAGCAGAACCTCGACTCGCTCATCCCGGGCCTTGCTGCCGTCGGCCTGACCCTGCTCATCTGCAAGCTCCTGAAGAAGAAGGTCTCCCCGATCGTCATCATCCTGTGCCTGTTCGCCGTCGGCATCCTCGGCCGCGTCATCGGCCTGCTCTAAGGGTTTCCTTCGCGATCAGTCGCACGCAGACTTTGCTCTTTGGGCCGCATCCCCTAAGCTGTTCACAGCTGGCCACACGGGGGTGCGGCCTCTTCTGTAGCCCGGGGAGGCGGCGCCTCCTACCACGAAGGGTCTGATCTAATGGCTATCTCTATGAACACGAGCGTCGAGTATTCCTCGAAGGCGACGTTCCTGCAGGGCTTCACCACCTACGGCGACGTGATGGTGGGCGACAAGGCCTTCGAGTTCTATAACGAGAAGAACAAGGAGGACTTCGTCCAGATACCCTGGGAGGAGATCGACTACGTCTCGGCCGAGGTGCTCGGCAAGAAGAACATCGTGCGCTTCGCCATCTTCACGAAGGAGGCCGGGCACTTCACGTTCTCGACCCGCGACAACAGGGCGACGCTCCGTGCCGTGCGAGAGCATGTTCCCGCAGACAGGCTCCTCAGGTCCCCGAATGCCCTCCAGGTTGCGAAGATGGGCGTAAAGAGCATCCCGTCCGTCATCGGCGGGGTCTTCAAGAGGGGGAGGTAGCCGCGTCGGCGCGCGCCGCTCTTCTCAGCGGACTGAGCGTGGGCCCTCGAGGCCTTCTTGCATCATGGATGCCATAACCGACGGCACGGTCGCAGCTGTTGTCTCTATGGAGTGCGACGCCATGCGTGCGCTGGGATGAATCGTGCGGTATAGTTGCATACCGTTGTGAATCCTGTGCCCGCATGGCGGGCGCATTTGTTCGTAGAAAGTAGGCAACAGTGGCAACTCTGGGCATTACCGACCTCAAGGTTGGTCTGGGCGTCAACATCAAGGGCAAGGACTGCGTCATTCTCGAGGCGCAGCACGTCAAGCCGGGCAAGGGCAACACCTACGTGCGCACCAAGTATCGTGACATTCGTACCGGCCGCGTGAACGAGGAGAACTTCCAGCAGTCTGCCAAGTTCGAGAGCGTGAACATGCGCACGCGCGAGATGCAGTACCTCTACAATGACGGCAGCGCGTACTGGTTCATGGACACCGAGACCTTCGAGCAGATTCCCGTCGACGCCGAGCTCATCGGCGACAACGACAAGTTCCTGAAGGAGAACGACATCTGCCTGCTGCAGTACGCCAATGACGTACTGTACGCGGTCCAGCCGCCCACCTTCATCGAGGTCGAGATCACCGAGACCGACCCTGGCTTCAAGGGCGACACCGTTCAGGGCGGCACCAAGCCCGCCACCATCGAGACTGGTGCCGTCATCCAGGTTCCCATGTATCTGAACCAGGGCGAGCGCATCAAGGTCGACACGCGCGACGGCAAGTTCGTCCAGCGCGTCTAGTCCCGCACAGACGGATCGTTGGCCCGCGGCAGCGCATAGGCGCGTCGCGGGCCTTTTTTACCGCATGCGAAAGCACGCCCGCCCAGGCCGTTGCGGCTATACTTGTGCAAGGACGTCGTGTATCGTGCCGGCACTCACGGCACCTGCGAAAGGATGGGAAATGAGCGAATCTGAGCTCTATGTCGCCGGGATCGGCATCTCGAGGGGAGTAGTCTCGACCATTGTCACCACCGCGTGCGAGAAGGTCGAGGGCGTCGCCCGCGTGGGTGGCAACGACATCGCGTCGAGCCTCGTGTCCGTCTTCACCAGCCGCAGCGTCGCCCCGGAGGCGGCGGTCGAGTCCGAGGTCGTGGACGGCGACCTGAGGGTGACCGTGCACTTGGCGGTCTTCTACGGATATCCGTTCACGAAGCTTGCCGCAGCCGTGCGCGATGCCGTTGCGGAGGCAATCAGCGAGCAGATCGGCGTCGAGGTGGGCGCCGTGGACGTGTGCATCGACAGCCTCGTATTTCCCAAGGAGTAACCACTACCGTGTCGAACAAGCATCATCACTTTGGCGGGCGCACCCTTGCCCGCGCCCAGGCCCTGCAGCTTCTGTTCCAGGCGGAGGCGACAGACCGCACCGTGTACGAGGTGCTCGAGGGTGACTACGCACTTTCCCAGGGTCCGCTCGACCCGTTTGGCGAGATGCTCGCCCGCGGTGCGGACGACATGCGCCACGAGCTGGACGCCGTGATTTCGGCGACGTCCTCCAACTGGAGCGTCTCGAGGATGCCGTCCGTGGACCGCAACCTCCTGCGCCTCGCGCTGTACGAGATGCTCGAGGTGGACGAGGTGGCCATCGCCGTCACGATTGACGAGTCCGTGGAGCTGGCGAAGGCGTTTGGCTCCGACGAGTCGCCGAAGTTCATAAATGGCGTGCTCGGGCGCGTCG
This sequence is a window from Parafannyhessea umbonata. Protein-coding genes within it:
- a CDS encoding Asp23/Gls24 family envelope stress response protein, translating into MSESELYVAGIGISRGVVSTIVTTACEKVEGVARVGGNDIASSLVSVFTSRSVAPEAAVESEVVDGDLRVTVHLAVFYGYPFTKLAAAVRDAVAEAISEQIGVEVGAVDVCIDSLVFPKE
- the nusB gene encoding transcription antitermination factor NusB, which produces MSNKHHHFGGRTLARAQALQLLFQAEATDRTVYEVLEGDYALSQGPLDPFGEMLARGADDMRHELDAVISATSSNWSVSRMPSVDRNLLRLALYEMLEVDEVAIAVTIDESVELAKAFGSDESPKFINGVLGRVASKMDKGVDVVAEAKRLEAERAAHEDAEDAEDDECEGAGVEARDEAAEAVGADDEGLGEE